From a single Couchioplanes caeruleus genomic region:
- a CDS encoding glutathione S-transferase C-terminal domain-containing protein: protein MTSQPPAARLAGPADTATYGEYRIPDTPGPLLRFTGRITDDGEFTARPQRYHVYGGWFCPWSHRVAITRTLAGLDDVVSMSFVDGERDGRGWAFREQYGPDPVNGVAFLREVYEAGEEGFDGHVSVPALWDRVHSRLVSNDSHTIGIDLATRFRHLATPLVDTYPEHLRDRIEELDRWLGPAVNHGAGAATRPGPARAALLEAFEQLDDRLSRSRYLLGDALTEADIRLWVTLVRYDVGANAARTINPGLHVYPHLWSYARDLYTIPAFRDTTDFATFSRPDATLPDWSAPADR, encoded by the coding sequence ATGACCAGCCAGCCACCGGCCGCCCGCCTCGCCGGTCCCGCCGACACCGCGACCTACGGCGAGTACCGCATCCCGGACACCCCCGGGCCGCTGCTGCGCTTCACCGGCCGCATCACCGACGACGGCGAGTTCACCGCCCGGCCGCAGCGCTACCACGTGTACGGCGGCTGGTTCTGCCCCTGGTCGCACCGGGTCGCCATCACCCGCACCCTGGCCGGCCTCGACGACGTCGTCAGCATGTCCTTCGTGGACGGCGAGCGCGACGGTCGCGGCTGGGCGTTCCGCGAACAGTACGGGCCCGACCCGGTCAACGGCGTCGCTTTCCTGCGCGAGGTGTACGAGGCCGGCGAGGAGGGCTTCGACGGGCACGTGTCCGTACCGGCCCTGTGGGACCGCGTCCACTCCCGCCTGGTCAGCAACGACAGCCACACCATCGGCATCGACCTGGCCACCCGCTTCCGCCACCTCGCGACGCCGCTCGTGGACACGTACCCGGAACACCTGCGCGACCGGATCGAGGAGCTGGACCGCTGGCTCGGCCCGGCGGTCAACCACGGCGCCGGCGCGGCGACCCGCCCCGGCCCGGCCCGCGCGGCGCTGCTGGAGGCCTTCGAACAGCTCGACGACCGGCTCTCCCGCTCCCGCTACCTGCTCGGCGACGCGCTGACCGAGGCCGACATCCGCCTGTGGGTCACGCTGGTCCGCTACGACGTCGGCGCCAACGCAGCCCGCACGATCAACCCGGGGCTGCACGTGTACCCGCACCTGTGGTCGTACGCCCGCGACCTCTACACGATCCCGGCCTTCCGCGACACGACGGACTTCGCGACCTTCAGCCGCCCGGACGCGACCCTCCCGGACTGGTCCGCCCCCGCCGACCGCTGA